The sequence GAAGGATAAATGCGATGACATGGAAGGCAGGATGCGGAGATCTAATATCCGTATCATAGGGGTCCCGGAGGGCCCGGATTCGAGCTCCACCACGGCCGTATCCGCGCTACTCCGTGAAGCACTGGGTATGGATAAAGATGTTATTGTCGACCGCTCACACAGGAGTCTGGCCCCGAGAAGGCCGGGTGGTAACCCGCGGGCCATCATAGCCAAGCTTCATTACTACCAGGATTGTGTGGAGATCCTACGCCGTGCCAGGAAGAATTTCTTTGTttccgatgtcattgctgtgtatcctggtggtgtggatcagtgaattgatgtcttgttcactcttggcatacaacAGGGTTCAGGTGATGCAACTTGTGGGCTGTCCTCTTCCTTAGAGACAGGGTAAGGTGTTCCTTCATTTGAGAGGGAATCAGAGTACTTGTCCACATTTAATGAAGCCAGTTGTGGTGGTTGCTAGTAATCTTATACTGATTCCTTCCTGGAATCTGCAAGAATAAACTCTAAATACTTCATTTTTACTATAAAAGTTTTTGGGCCCCAGTTGAACAGTTGGCTGCCCAGAATTTAACAATACTGTTTTTCTATTATTGGGCATGTTCATGAGGGGAGGGCGTGGCGTCAGCAGATTTCTCTCTCCACCTGTCCGTCCTTTTGTCAGGTGTAGAAGAGCAGCTTCCCGTGTGGATCACAGACACCTTCACACTGCTCTGTGAAGCTGATGTTTGTTGTCCCTCTTACAGGATGACTGCTGCTGTCATTTGACTTGCTCTTGTTGATGAGGAATCTGTGCTGATGAcctggagttgtttttctcactcactctcactctcAGGTTGACTGTTTCACAGTTAAGGGTGTAACAGAGTCTGCCTCAGTGAGAGCAGACTGACAGAGCCTCAGACGGTTTCTGCTGTTTATTAAATGAGTTGCTGAGTCCAGCTTCATTGCACAGATGTAAAGTGCTTCTTTTCCTCATGCTGCAAGCTTATGATGTTTAAAGAAACTCATCTGTTTACTGTTGATTGTCTTAATTAATGACTTTTTATGTTGAGAGGTAAAGACAGAAATGCTGTGTGCAGTTTTAATTGCTGATTCCCTGTTTTGCAACCCGACAGTTGAAATAGAAAGAACTTTGTATATAAATTACTCATAGGATTAAAAgtagtttttttccctttgaaatCACAGCAATTAAATAAGTTTtttctgcagatgttaaaatgaTAATTGTGTATTCCACCTCAGCTggatctttttgtttgtttgtttgattagaaaaagaaaacttcaaAAACTGAGATTAGGTCCTCATGTGCTTTAAGTTTCTATGCCTGATGGTAAGGTGGCACCTGAGATCATGTCTTCTCTTTGTCGagccttttttctttatgtaaGAGCTTCTTTAAGCGTCTAAAGCAGATCTGaatgaaaatgtcagaaaacatGAAGAACGGAGGTTAAATGTTGATCTCTTTTATGTCACTGTGGTTCACTTTTGTACAGGATGAGCTCCTCAATGTGAACTCTGTTTAGTCTTTCTGAAGTGAAACAAGTACAAGTTCCCATCCTTCACTGTGCGATTCAttgagttttgttttccttgCCTCCCTTAAGATTGAATTTATGTTTTTCTATGGTTACTCTGTTTAAAGAATAGTTTTGAACTGAATACAGACTCGGTGCAGCTTGTGTTTAAACTCTGACATGATGAAGAGTTGATGATCCTTTAGCAGCTCGTTGCAGGATGGAGAATAACTTTGAAattgtgtttgtgcttcagGGTCTGAACGACTCGCTGACAAACCGTCAGATCTACTTTGCCTTCGCTCTGATGTCGTACCTCTTCACCGTGTCTGTAAACCTGAccctcatcatcaccatcagccTGGATAAAACGCTCCACGAGCCGATCTACATCTTCTTGTGCAGCCTTTGTTTTAATGAGATCTGTGGAGCTTCGAGTTTCTACCCAAAGCTGCTTCATGACCTTCTGACCAACTCTTATGTCATCACGTACACGGCCTGTTTGGGGCAGATGTTTGTCACTTATAGTTATATTTTCTCtgagtttaccagtctcactgTCATGGCGTATGACCGCTACATCGCCATCTGCAAACCACTGCAGTACCGGATGCTGATGACAGCTCAGAAGGTAGCCCAGCTTCTGATGCTCACCTGGTGCTTCTCAGTTTTTGAAACGGCCGTGGGCACCGTCCTGACCGCCAGGCTGCCGCTCTGCGGACGCCACATCCCCAAGATATTCTGCACTAACTGGGAGGTGGTCAAACTGTCATGCTCTGACTCGACCCTCAACAATATCTATGCGTTCATGTTGATATTTTCACACCTGTCACAGACTGCACTAATCATGGTGTCGTACGTCCACCTGATACGAGCTGCCATCAGATCTCAAGCCGACCGCAGGAAATTCATGCAGACGTGTCTGCCACACCTCATTACACTGCTGGTCTTCACCACCTCACTGATGTTTGATACCATGTACTCTCGTTACAGCGGCGGCAGTACAATGAAGGCCCTGCAGAATGCATTAGCTGCTCAGTTCCTGGTGGTCCCACCCCTCATCAATCCCATCATCTATGGCTTGAACCTGCAGCAGATCAGGTCCAGGATGGTCCACAGGTTCACCCACCGGACTGGGACATTCAGGAAAAACTAAGCCATGttaatgaaatcaaacatgAAGAAAACATAGGAAGATGAAGTTATTTTCTAATCTTCTGTTCAAGTCAACCAAAATATGTGGATAGAATTCagttaaaactaataaagtCCAATCCTAAAATGTCACTTTTGGTTCTTAGTACTTTAAGTTAAAGTTTATGTTTCATTGTTTTAGTGTCCTGTGCTCGAAGGGTCAAAGAATGATCACTCTGttcctttcatttgtttaaaggAATCTGTGTAAAGATTGGTTAGATTCTAGTAAATGCTAAAACTCCTTGTTACTTCCCACCTTTAAACCGTTGTACTCACACCGGCTGCAATGAAACTGGATGAAAAAATGTTATGAAATCCACATGAAAAGCACCATCCCAGCCACGTTGGGCaccctgcagcacacacacttttagtGTCACTGCTGCCCTTCATACTGCCGTCACTAGAGGGCAGCGACACTTATGTATGAACGCTGCTCATCAACTTCTCTTCAGTATCCAGTACTGTGATACCACACAGACtaactctggatactgtagctcctatgaaaacctcaaatcagaagtacctgactccgcgGTATAATTCTCagacacgtagcctaaagcagatgactcgtaagctggagagtcacaaatttagaggatcatcatttagcctggagaaatagtttgctgctttataagaaagccctccgcaaagccagaacatcttactattcatcactgattgaagtaaataagaacaaccccaggtttctcttcagctctgtagccaggctgacaaaaagtcagagctctgttgagccaaccatccctttaacattaactagtaatgacttcatgaacttcttcacaaataaaatttttatcattagagaaaaaattaccagtaatcatcccacagatgtaatattatctacagctactcttagtaccattgatgttaagttagactctttttctccaattgatctttctgagttaacttcaataattacttcctccaaaccatcaacgtgtcttttagaccccattcctacaaaactgctcaaagaagtcctgccattaattaatgcttcgagcttaaatatgatcaacctatctctaatgattggctatatatatataaagtggAACCCTGACTTACGAACACCCCATTTAACAAAAAATTCATGTCCAAAAGTCTCCTTCTATTTCAGTCACATAGTTATAAGTGCACTCACTGGAAATATCTGCTGATAAGTTCCACTTTGTTCTTACTGTTTGCTGCGGTGATGACCTCACATGCTTTTATGACGGTCCTGCCGTATCACGAGTCCTGGGAGCACTAGGCATGTTTTTCTccatggtcgtgtccaaattcatgggctgcttcctcctgaggccgcatttgtagaccgattacgtcacagcgacgcgccgaaggctgtccaaattcgtagactcctccgaatgcagccgacaaatgcgtcctcattttccccgaatttgaaggatgggtcgggtgtgtccttcgtggcccaccatatcccagaattcatagcgcggcccagccaaactccagtttccaacgatggcggccgctactaagtttgaatattactcttactaatctttctgggtcacaaaataaacttttaacatattttcatgcgagaaagtagctgtgtaaacatcaaatatctgctcggtttatcaagatatcgcatatttgcaaaagtgcttcgacgttttcggagactactgttacccaccagcttgaTAGCTAgtcgggagctcgagggtcactggagccgccgagaacggcacaactcccggcacatcatgtTCAGATCATCGCGgactttcactactcaggttaaacgtgatGTATAactcacttagacaacctaaaaatgttattgttgggcttttttcagtgttttatttgttcgtgagtaaatcggtttggctgagattaaagttattagattcgataaaataaaactttattaatcccccgggtgggttcttCCTTGgtgtttacacagctgaataaaagtcaaacagaaaactgattgaacagaagtatgagacggtcgagaatttactccagtgtcctgttatattttagatagcaaggagcagacggctgagtttattaaactccacccagacagcggtgacgcaaatcAGAAGGCTGgaccgtccaatttccccagccgtttacttccggcctacccgaccttctgaggacccggcccacgttgaccgcgaaggccgggtcctcaagaggatgcagcccatgaatttggacacgacccaTGAGTGCGGGGGGAATAGCGATCTCCAGCCGTGTGCGTTCCTGCACAAATGTGAGACAAAATCCCTCCAGTTCTACGAATCCATTTCTACTTATAGCACGGGTTGTACTTTGACAATAATTACAGGGGGTTTATGCTAGGAGATTTGTCGAGATTGGTAGAGGCATGTGACTTACCACGGTAGCCTTTGTTGCGGGTTGGATCTGTGCACCGCAGTTGGGTTATTTAGCCACTAGAGGGCACTGAAGACCATGTAATTGTCAACTTTTCCTAACTTTGGGGCATTAGGTCCTTTCTGTTGCCTCACATATGCAGGTATTCTTGTTTCCTGCCTGTTCAAATGGGATTGTGGGACTTTCTTGTGTCAGAGCCTTCACCTCTGAGCATTATTTGTGTTACAGTTCATTATATTGGTGTGATGTTGGGAAGTGATGATTGTTATATTTACATGTGATAATTGTGTAGAGGTGTAGATACTGTAGGTTCAGTGAATGCTTAAATTGTACTGATTAGAATATACTGGACATTCAAGAGATTCAGTGCATTGTGTTTGTCAGGTCTGGACGCTGATCAGCGGTTTctatctttctctctcacttccATTCTCTTTCTGTTGGTGGGACAGATTCATGCCCTCGGCCCACGCCCTCAGAGAAAGGAGACACCTGAGCCTAATCAAGGTGATCAGCATATAAGCCAGAAGATGACTGCTGTTCTTTGCTGGATCGTTGTCTGCTACGCGTTAGTGAACGTCAAGCCACAGCAAGTTAAGTGGAGTGTTTCTTTGTACTTTGTATTTACCAACGTCTCCCTGTCTACAGACTTCCTGGATTCTTCCCAGTGTCATTCCCGAGTGGCGAGTGTTGGAGAGAGAGCCTGCTGTGTGTGGATTGTTTGGATTGCGCGTGCCTTCCCCCTGGATTTCCCTGGAGCCTCGTCCCTCACTCTGTTGTACAAAGCACTCCCCTGCACCTTTTTGTATATACACTTGGTGGACTTGTAAATACAACTCTCTCGTGTGAATCTGATCCTGGAGTCCTGCAAGTGAGTCCTCTACATACAACCGTAACAATAACGATCCAGCCAGCATGGACTCAGCGGACTCAACCCCAGAAGCAATCTTGGAACGCCACGAATAAATGCTGCGGCACATTAACCAGCAACTGGCTACGCTCACCAAATACCTTTGGTGAGCCCATCCActcctcctctgtctgcttCTCCACATTTACCGGCTTCCGAACCTCCGGCGCCTGCACCAGCTATCTCCTCCGCGGACCGATCATTACCCGCGGCAGAGTCTTTCTCGGGTGAGTTTCACAGGTGTGCGGGATTTTTGACCCAGGTGACAATGGAATCCAGACAGTTACGGAGGACCTATGAAACTGATGGAGCCAAAATTGCCTGTTCAGCTGCTACGTGGGCAGGCATTAAACTGGGTGCAAGCCGTTTTAAGAACTTACCCTGAGATCACGTACCAAGACTTCCTTGTtaaatttaaaagtgtttttgaaaAAGGCACCAGGGCGGAGACAGCCGCTCACCGATTGTTGAACATAAAGCAGGGGAAGTCGAGTATGGCGGAGTACTCGGTCGAGTTTTGGACGTTGGCTGAAGAAACCGGGTGGGGGCAGTCGGCACTGATGATTACCCTGTTGAATAATGTTTGCGATGAACTGAAAAATGAACTAATGATGAGGGATGTACTTAAGACTCTCTCTGATGTGATTACACTGTGTGAAGGTAGACGAGCGCCTACGAGCACATCAGGGAACTGGAAACTACATTACCCAGAGGCCTCTGGGACGCACGGAGATGGCTCCTGTTCACGGTCTCCTCCACGGCTCATGATTGCAGCAAAATTAACTGTGCAACTCAAGACTCATTCTCTTAGGGCTCTGATTGACTCTGGGGCAGAACAGAACTTTATTGACGCCTTGCTGGTGCTTAAGTTAAATTTTAGCATGGAGCCTCTGCCGCATTCACTTCAAGTTACAGAGCTTAGTGGTTAGCGTCTCCCAGACATCACTCATATCACAAAACCTGTTTCCCTGACTCTCTCTGGTAAGAACTCTGAAGCCATACAGTTGTATGTGTTCAAAGCTCCTCTCACGCCGCTAGTCTTTGGTTATCCCTGGCTACATCAACATAACCCTGTGATTGACTGGAAGAAGGAGAGTATCCTGAGGTGGGGAGAAGAATGTCACATGTCCTGCTTAAAGGCCGCCACACCTTCCGTGGACCCGCTAACCAATTTCCCGTTCTCCGAGCCGCCAGACCTCTCCTCCGTACCGCCTATTTACCATGACCTTAAGCAAGTGTGTAAGGATAGGGCACGTTCGCTTCCCCCTCACCGGCCATATGATTGCAGGATTGACCTTCTACCGGCCGCACCACTCACGACCAGTCACTTATCCAGCCTGTCTCAGCCTGAGCGTGAGAGCATGGACAAGTACATCAACGAGTCACATACAGCAGCTCCGCGTTCGAGCTTCTCCAGGGGGTCACCATCTTCATTAAGTTGGACCTGTGCAACGCCCACCATCTGGTAAGAATAAGAGAAGGGGACGAGTGGAAAACAGCCTTTAACACTCACCTCAGCCATTTTGAATATCTTGTTATGCCGTTTGGTCTCACCAATGCTCCAGCTGTTTTTCAGGCCCTTGTGAACGACATGCTCCGAGACTTCATCAACCTCTTTGTCTACCTGGATGACATCCTCATCTTCTCCCGCTCTGTCACCGAACACCACCGCCATGTCAGGCAAGTTCTTCAACCCCTGTTGAGAACCATCTCTTCGTAAAAGGGGAGAAGTGTGAGTTCCATGTCACTACTGTTTCCTTCCTGGGCTACGTCATCGAACAAGGTAATCTCAAAGCTGACCCTGTTCAAGCAGTTGTTAACTGGCTGACCCCGTCTAACCGTAAGCAACTTCAAAGTTTTCTGGGATTTGCAAACTTCTACCAACGTTTCATCTGCGACTACAGTAAACTTGCCTTGCCACTGAATCGTCTCATTTTACCCAAGGTTCCTTTCTGCTGGGATGAACCGACTCAACAGGCCTTCACTCACCTGAAAGAACGCTTTGCCTCGGCACCCATCCTCGTCCAACACAACCTCAGCCAACAGTTCATCGTGTAGGTGGACGCCTCAGATGCGGGAGTGGGGCGGTGCTCTCCCAGCAACAAGGCGGTAAGCTTCATCCATGTACTTACTTGTCTCACTGCCTCTCCCCCGCAGAGAGAAACTATGACGTGGGAGATCGAGAACTACTGGCCATCAAGCTCGCCCTGGAAGAGTGGCATCACTGGCTGGAGGGCGCTGCCCAGCTATTTGTGACGTGGACTGACCACAAGAACTTGGAGTACATTCGGTCGGCTAAACAACTCAACGCCAGGCAAGCCAGGTGGGCCCTGTTCTTTACCAGATTTACCAGGTTCCAGTAATGTCAAGCCCAACGCTCTCTCATGCCAATTCACCGCCTCCGAAGACACAGCTCAGGACTCCCCCATTCTTCCTCCCACGTGTGTTATTGGGGCCCTGACCTGGGAGATCGAGTTGGCGATTAGAGAGGCTCAACAGACTGAACCAGATCTCGGAACGGGCCCTCCAGGGCTACTCTTCATCCCCTCGTCAGTAAGGTCACGAGTGCTACATTGGGCTCACACTGCCAAGTTCACCTGTCACCCTGGGGTCcaccctcccggatggccgaacttctcaccctatctctaagggagaggccagccacccttcggaggaagctcatttctgccgcttgtatccgcgatctcgttctttcggtcactacccacagctcgtggccataggtgagggtagggacgtagatcgaccggtaaattgagagcttcgcttttacactcagctccctcttcaccacgacggaccggtgcagcgtctgcattactgcagctgcagccccaatccgtctgtcgatctccggctccctccTCCCATCACTCgggaacaagaccccgagatacttgaactcctccacttggggaaggaactcatccccgacccggagtgggcactccacccttttccggctgagaaccatggcctcagatttggaggtgctgatcctcattcccgctgcttcacactcggctgcgaaccgttccagtgcgagctggaggccatcacccgatgaagccaacagaaccacatcatctgcaaaaatcagagatgagattctgaggccaccaaagcgaaagccctccgccacttggctacgcctagaaatcctgtccataaaaattatgaacagaaccggagacaaagggcagccctggcgaagcccatcacccaccgggaacgagtccgacttattgccggcaatgcgaaccaagctcttgcaacggctatatagggatcgaatggcccgtagcaatgggccagacaccccatattcccgcaacacctcccacaggacaccccgagggacacggtcgaatgccttctccaagtccacaaaacacatgtagactggttgggcaaactcccatgcaccctcaagtatcctggagaggataaagagctggtccagtgttccgcgaccaggacgaaaaccgcattgttcctcctgtatccgaggttcgactaacggacgaactctcctttccagcaccctggcatagactttcccagggaggctgaggagtgtgatccccctgtagttggaacacaccctccggtccccttcttaaagatggggaccaccaccccggtctgccagtccacaggtactgcccctgatctccacgcaacattgcagaggcgtgtcaaccaggacagccctacaacgtccagagccttcaggaactcggggcggacctcatcaacaccaggggctctgccaccaaggagttgtttaactgcctcagtgacctcgcccccggaaattggcgggtcattcccctcatccccagactctgcttcctcctcggaagacgtgtcagtgggattaaggaggtcctcgaagtattccttccaccgcctgacaattttctcagtcgacgtcagcagcgctccgccagcactatacacagtgcaggtagagcaccgctttcccctcctgagacgtctgacggtttgccagaatctcttcgaggcagtccgaaagtctttttccatggcctctccgaactcctcccacacccgagtttttgcttcagccactgcccgagccgcattccgcttggcctgtcgatacctgtcggctgcctccggagtcccacaggctaaccaagcccgataggactccttcttcagcctggtggctcccctcacctctggtgtccaccatttggttcggggattaccaccacggcaggcaccaaccaccttgcggccgcagctcaatgcagcagcttcggcaatggagacgctgaacatggtccattcggactcaatgtccccagtctccctcggaatgctgttgaagctctgccggaggtgtgcgttgaagatctcgcggactggggcctctgctagacgttcccagcacaccctcactacgcgtttaggtgcaccaggtctgtccagcgtcctcccccgccacctgatccaactcaccaccaggtggtgatcagttgacagctcagcccctctctttacccgagtgtccagaacatatggtcgcaggtctactgatacgattacaaaatcgatcatcgacctacggcctagagcgtcctggtgccacgtgcacttatggacactcttatgttcgaacagggtgttcgttatggccaaactgtggttagcacagaagtccaataacagagcaccgctcgggtccagatcagggaggccgttcctcccaatcacgcccctccaggtctcgctgtcgttacccacgtgagcattgaagtctcccagcaggacaacagagtctccaggtggagcaccctccagcaccccacccagggactctaagaaggctgggtactctgaactgccactcggcgcataagcgcagatgacagtcgggacccgttccccgaccctaaggcgcagggaacaaaccctctcgtccaccgggaaaaaccccaacgtaccgcaaactagttcatgcatttattacttctaagctggactactgtaattcagtATTATCAGAATGTCCATGTGCTCTTCACTTCTCCTTACCAACCAAATCTCACAAACATGGATCCTGTTTAATCCTTCACGGCTCAAATTCAACAAAGA comes from Astatotilapia calliptera chromosome 14, fAstCal1.2, whole genome shotgun sequence and encodes:
- the LOC113036270 gene encoding putative gustatory receptor clone PTE03 isoform X1, which gives rise to MENNFEIVFVLQGLNDSLTNRQIYFAFALMSYLFTVSVNLTLIITISLDKTLHEPIYIFLCSLCFNEICGASSFYPKLLHDLLTNSYVITYTACLGQMFVTYSYIFSEFTSLTVMAYDRYIAICKPLQYRMLMTAQKVAQLLMLTWCFSVFETAVGTVLTARLPLCGRHIPKIFCTNWEVVKLSCSDSTLNNIYAFMLIFSHLSQTALIMVSYVHLIRAAIRSQADRRKFMQTCLPHLITLLVFTTSLMFDTMYSRYSGGSTMKALQNALAAQFLVVPPLINPIIYGLNLQQIRSRMVHRFTHRTGTFRKN
- the LOC113036270 gene encoding olfactory receptor 7C1-like isoform X2, translated to MSYLFTVSVNLTLIITISLDKTLHEPIYIFLCSLCFNEICGASSFYPKLLHDLLTNSYVITYTACLGQMFVTYSYIFSEFTSLTVMAYDRYIAICKPLQYRMLMTAQKVAQLLMLTWCFSVFETAVGTVLTARLPLCGRHIPKIFCTNWEVVKLSCSDSTLNNIYAFMLIFSHLSQTALIMVSYVHLIRAAIRSQADRRKFMQTCLPHLITLLVFTTSLMFDTMYSRYSGGSTMKALQNALAAQFLVVPPLINPIIYGLNLQQIRSRMVHRFTHRTGTFRKN